A genomic region of Salvelinus namaycush isolate Seneca chromosome 7, SaNama_1.0, whole genome shotgun sequence contains the following coding sequences:
- the LOC120050277 gene encoding kelch-like protein 34, whose product MENYSLLHSSYQSSVLFSGFRKLRSDRRLCDVVLETGGVSFPCHRVLLASSSQYFWCLFGEKTEERIAASIRLPALTPAGLETVLDFLYSGWLSLSAASLPVVLETARYLQVDTAVSLCERFLSDGLSLRTSCFYANLAEHHFLPDALAASNQIIAMEMATLLREDREGLLGLNVQSLTDVLDREELPGVKEVELLKLVLDWLDANQPLPLVRCNLLLSRLRFGLVTPSDITTLSSAHTNMNTPLMRSKVTQALEYHWLGSARPIRQSRHSSLRAAANHVLLVGGGPSTDWPQQQVLTFDLRDRKWSSLSAGLPRRLKNHCVCCVGGFLFVIGGEEVKGGAEGGEGKSVTMTTTNRVWRYDPRFACWEEADPMLERRSQFSCCVVDHVIYTIGGTHTHSDTHSCLASVEFYDMAAGHWRRGISLPRPLYGHASVTLGTGILMSGGSHGNQARTQVSSQEGNQGNCEVLFLDMVARGGVWEKRAPMSIGRFGHRMATVAGCVYALLGMYEHYCDIERYDSLADQWTRLHPVLIGSFDYGLVATANGRLLLFGGRKWRDGQEVSVASVLEYDTERDRWAEICQLHTPLTGTQCVVMALSD is encoded by the coding sequence ATGGAGAATTATTCTCTCCTCCACAGTTCTTACCAGAGTTCTGTGCTTTTCTCCGGCTTCAGGAAACTGCGCTCTGACAGGAGGCTGTGTGATGTTGTCTTGGAGACGGGAGGCGTGTCCTTCCCGTGTCACCGCGTCCTATTGGCCAGTTCCAGCCAGTATTTCTGGTGTTTGTTTGGTGAAAAGACGGAGGAGAGGATAGCTGCTAGCATTAGACTCCCAGCGCTAACTCCTGCAGGACTAGAGACTGTTCTGGACTTCCTTTACTCTGGATGGCTCAGCCTATCAGCTGCCTCACTGCCCGTTGTTCTGGAGACCGCCAGGTACCTTCAGGTGGACACAGCTGTGTCGCTATGTGAGCGCTTCCTTAGCGACGGGCTGTCGCTGAGGACCTCATGTTTCTATGCCAACCTGGCTGAGCACCACTTCCTGCCTGACGCGCTGGCAGCCTCCAATCAAATCATCGCCATGGAGATGGCCACTTTGCTacgggaggacagggaggggctTCTGGGGCTGAACGTCCAATCACTAACGGATGTGCTGGACAGGGAGGAACTACCAGGTGTCAAGGAGGTGGAGCTACTGAAACTTGTGCTGGATTGGCTGGATGCTAACCAGCCTCTCCCATTGGTCCGCTGTAACCTGCTGCTCAGCCGACTCCGTTTTGGATTGGTTACTCCCTCTGACATCACAACACTAAGCTCTGCCCACACCAACATGAACACCCCCCTGATGAGGAGTAAGGTGACGCAGGCGCTGGAGTATCATTGGCTGGGCTCAGCTAGACCAATAAGACAGAGCCGACACTCCTCCCTCAGAGCAGCAGCCAACCACGTGCTCCTGGTGGGGGGCGGGCCCAGCACTGATTGGCCGCAGCAGCAGGTACTCACCTTCGACCTTAGAGACAGGAAGTGGTCATCATTGAGCGCTGGTCTCCCAAGACGACTGAAGAACCACTGTGTGTGCTGCGTCGGGGGGTTCCTGTTTGTAATTGGAGGAGAAGAGGTGAAGGGCGGAGCAGAGGGGGGTGAAGGGAAGTCTGTTACTATGACGACAACTAATCGTGTGTGGCGGTACGATCCTCGCTTTGCATGCTGGGAGGAAGCGGACCCCATGCTGGAGAGGAGATCACAGTTCAGCTGCTGTGTTGTAGACCATGTCATCTACACTATagggggaacacacacacactcagacacacactcctGCCTGGCCTCAGTGGAGTTCTATGACATGGCAGCAGGCCATTGGAGGAGAGGGATTTCTCTGCCCCGCCCCCTTTATGGCCACGCCTCGGTCACCCTGGGAACTGGAATCCTAATGTCTGGTGGTAGCCATGGCAACCAGGCCCGTACACAGGTCAGTAGCCAGGAGGGTAATCAGGGCAACTGTGAGGTCCTCTTCCTAGATATGGTTGCTAGGGGTGGAGTTTGGGAGAAGCGAGCACCGATGTCCATTGGCCGTTTCGGTCACCGCATGGCAACTGTTGCCGGATGTGTCTACGCGTTACTAGGAATGTACGAGCACTACTGCGATATTGAGCGATATGACTCACTCGCTGACCAGTGGACACGCCTACACCCAGTACTCATTGGCTCGTTTGACTACGGACTGGTGGCAACAGCAAATGGGAGGCTGCTGCTGTTCGGAGGCAGGAAATGGAGGGATGGACAGGAAGTGAGCGTAGCAAGTGTTCTAGAatatgacacagagagagaccgtTGGGCCGAGATCTGTCAGCTACACACTCCTCTGACTGGAACACAATGTGTTGTGATGGCTCTGTCAGACTAA